CGACAAGACCGTGTCGATCAGCCTGCACAAGAAGCGCGGTGGGTCCGCCGCCCACTAGGGCGCCGCACCCCACCGCACGGACCGCGCAGCACCGAGCAGCACCCGCGCAAGGGCCGTCCGCCGCTCCCCGTCCGGGGCCCGGCGGACGGCTCCCGGTACCGCCCCGCGCGGTACGACCAACGAGACGATTCCGGGGCCACCGGCCCCGGTGCTCCCGGAACGGAACGGGGGAATGGCCGTGAGTGATCTGGACCGTACCGGCCTCGCGACGGCGGGACCTGCCGTACCGACCCAGGCGAGCGTTCCCGGCCTCGCCGCCAACGACGAAGCGCACCCGAAGGACGCCCACCGGATGAGCCACCCGACCGAGCCGACGTCCGAGCCGACGCCCGACTCCGCGCCCCCGCCGGAGCCGGCGAACGAGGCGGCCGGGCCCGGCGACACGGAACCGCACGGCGCCGTGCCCGCCCAGGTCTCGCACCGCACCGGCGCCCCGGACCGGGAGGCCGCCCGCGCGCTGTTCGTCCGGCTGTCCGCGCTGCCCGAGGGCTCCCCGGAGCGGGTCGAGCTGCGCAACCAGCTGGTGCGGATGCACATCCCGCTGGTCGAGCACCTGGCCCGGCGCTTCCGCAACCGGGGCGAGCCGCTGGACGACCTGACCCAGGTCGCCACCATCGGCCTGATCAAGTCGGTGGACCGCTTCGACCACGAGCGCGGGGTCGAGTTCTCCACCTACGCGACGCCGACCATCGTCGGGGAGATCAAGCGGCACTTCCGCGACAAGGGCTGGGCGGTGCGCGTGCCGCGCCGGCTGCAGGAGCTGCGGCTGTCACTCACCACGGCGACCAGCGAGCTCTCCCAGCGGCACGGCCGCTCCCCCACGGTGCACGAGCTGGCCGAGCACCTGGGGATCTCCGAGGAGGACGTCCTGGAGGGCCTGGAGTCCGCCAACGCGTACTCCACGCTGTCCCTGGACGTGCCGGACAGCGACGACGAGTCGCCGGCCGTCGCGGACACCCTGGGCGCCACCGACGAGGCGCTGGAGGGCGTCGAGTACCGCGAGTCGCTCAAGCCGCTGCTGGCCCAACTGCCGCCCCGGGAGCAGAAGATCCTGGTGCTGCGGTTCTTCCGCAACATGACCCAGTCGCAGATCGCCGCCGAGGTGGGGATCTCCCAGATGCACGTGTCCCGGCTGCTCGCCCGGACCTTGGCCCAGCTGCGGGAGAAGCTCCTGGTGGAGGAGTGAGCGAGGAGTGAGCACTGACGGCCGCTCAGCTTCCCGCTGGGCGGCCGTTCCGTGTGCTCGGTCCGTTCGGTGTGCTCAGTCCCCGGCGGGGGCGTACAGGGCCGCCGTCGACCTCGGGTTCAGCAGGGCGCCGATGCCCACCAGCCCGAGCACGCCGACCAGCACGCCGACGGCGATCATCGGGCCGCCGTTCTCGACCATGTAGTACGCGACCGGCAGGCAGATCGAGTTGGTCAGCACCGCCGGGCTGCGGCCCCAGCGCCGCTCCTTCAGCAGGGCACGGGCGGCCAGCACCGGCAGCACGCCGAGCAGCACGATGACCAGGCCGCCGAACTCGTTCAGGGCCAGCTGCTTGGACTGGCCGGACAGCGCGGCCACCATGTCCCAGACGCCGACGACGGCCAGCGCGGCGCCCTCCAGGGCGGTGATGGCGGCGCCCAGGGTCAGGGACGCCGGACGGCCGGAGCCGGCCGCGGGTACGGGTGCGGAGGTTTCTGCGGTCACTCCAGCAGGGTAGCCGCCGGTTGGTCCGTACCGCCCCGTAGGCTTTCCCCATGCGCGCTCTCCTGGTCGTGAACCACAAGGCCACCACCACCAGTGGCCGGACCAGGGACGTCCTGATCCACGCCCTGCGCAGCGACCTCAAGCTGGACGTCGCCGAGACGCAGTACCGGGGCCACGCGCGCGACCTGGCCCGCCAGGCGGCGGAGGACGGCACGGTCGACCTGGTGGTGGCACTGGGCGGCGACGGCACCGTCAACGAGGTGGTGAACGGGCTGCTGGCGCACGGCCCGGGCGAGAAGGTCCCGCGACTGGCCGTGGTGCCGGGCGGTTCGACCAATGTGTTCGCCCGCGCGCTGGGCCTGCCCAACGACCCGGTGGAGGCCACCGGCGCCCTGCTGGACGCACTGGACCACGGCCGGGAGCGCCCGATCGGGCTGGGCAAGGCGATGACCGACGGGCTACCGGACCGCTGGTTCACCTTCACCGCCGGCCTGGGCTTCGACGCCGGGGTGGTGGGCCGGGTCGAGGCGCAGCGCCGGGCCGGACGCAAGTCCACCCACGCCCTCTACGTCCAGCAGGCGGTCCGGCACTACCTCACCCAGCGTGAGCAGCGCCGCTCCGGCCCGGTCTCCCTTGAGCTGCCGGGCCACGGGGCCGTTCCGGGGCTGGTCCTGTCGATAGTCAGCAACACCTCGCCGTGGACGTTCCTCGGCAACCGTCCGGTCTACCCCTCACCGCTCGCCTCCTTCGACACGGACCTCGATGTCTTCGGCATCACCCGGATGACGGCGTTCGGTACGGCTCGAACGATCCGTCAGATCCTGCGGTCGCACACGCCTTCGGGCGATGGCGCCCCGCCCGCCGGGCCCTCCGGGAAGCACGTCGTCTCCTATCACGACGTCAGACACTTCACCTTGGTTTCAGAGGAACCCACCCCGTTCCAGGTGGACGGGGACCACCTTGGAGACAGGAGTCGCGTCAGTTTCACAGGCGTACGGCGGGCACTGCGTGTGATTGTGTGACCGGAAGTGGGGTTCGCCCTTCTTCTCGAACGCACAAGCCCCCTTCACTCCATAGAAGTACTGGCTGTGAGCTAGGCGACACCGAAGAATCAAAAATTCCTCCCCGAAGGGGGTTGTATCCGAGCCCGAGGTTTGCGAACCTCTACATGGCGATCGGGACACATCGCAGCGACGGCGACTCCGGAACCACAGGAGCACCGACCGCGGGGTGTCCCTCGAATCGCCGAATCCCCCCTAGCACAGACCACCCGGGCCCGGTAGGCCTTTGGTCTCTTTTGCTGTTGCGGGATTCGTGAAAGCGTTCACATTCACAAGCCATCGATTATGCCGCCGGGCCACCCCCGTCGGCAGGAGGAGTTGGACGACCATGGACTGGCGCCACCGCGCTGTCTGCCGCGAAGAGGACCCGGAGCTGTTCTTCCCGATCGGGAACACCGGTCCTGCTCTGCTGCAGATCGAGGAAGCCAAGGCCGTGTGCCGCCGTTGTCCGGTCATGGAGCAGTGCCTCCAGTGGGCTCTGGAGACCGGCCAGGACGCCGGCGTCTGGGGCGGCATGAGCGAGGACGAGCGTCGCGCGATGAAGCGCCGTGCCGCCCGCAACCGCGCCCGCACCGCCTGAGCACGCTGATCACACGGCGTAGCACCAGTAGTGAACCAGCAGTGATCGCAGTACCGATCGACACATGATCAAAGGCTTCCCTGCATCTCCTGGTGAAGCCTTCCGCACAAAGGACCTTGCCCAGGCAGGTCCCGCGACGCCGGACCCGTCCAGCCACTTGATACTGTTCACTTAGAGCAATATCGTGGAGCTGTGGCGCTCACCGTGTGCAACGCACCGGCGAGGTGTCGCACCACCCAGAGCCCCCGTTCCGGCCGACTCCCCCCGACGGCCGGAACGGGTTGAGAGGCCCTGTCGACCCACCCCCCCCGGTCGACAGGGCCTCGTTTCTGTTTCTGCACCCTCCCCGCACCCCTGGGCGCGCGAGCGCGCGCAGTGCGGACCCGGCGCGTCGGCCGGGTGCGCGCCCCCACGGCGCGCCGGAACGCAACGAATTCTCAGCGGAATCTCATCGGGCTCGGCCGGCCGGACTCGGCGGCCCCCGGACTCAGCGGACCGGGATCTCCAGAACGACCTTCGTGCCGCCGTTCGGGCCGGCCACCATGTCGAAGGTGCCGCCCAGCTCACCGGTGGCCAGCGTCCGGACGATCTGGAGTCCGAGGTTCCCCGCCGTCTGCGGGTCGAACCCCTCCGGCATGCCGCGGCCGTCGTCCTGCACCGTGATCAGCAGGTACTCCTCCGGCTTGGCGCCGCCGTTCCAGCTGTCCGACCAGCCCATGCCGGTCGCCGGGGCCCGGCCGCGCAGCGCGCTGACCTCAAGGTTCCCGGAGGCGGTCGGGCCGAAGGCGTGCTCCAGCGCGTTCTGCAGCAGCTCGGTCAGCACCATCGACAGCGGGGTGGCCACCTCGGCGGACAGGATGCCGAAGCTGCCGCTGCGGCGGGTCGCCACCCGGCCGTCCTGGGACAGCTCCATCACCATCGCCAGCACCCGGTCGGCGATCTCGTCGAAGGCCACCTGCTCGTCCAGCGCCTGGGAGAGCGTCTCGTGCACGATGGCGATCGAGCCGACCCGGCGCACCGCCTCGTCCAGCGCGGCCCGCCCGGACTCCGACTCCATCCGGCGGGACTGCAGCCGCAGCAGGGCCGCGACGGTCTGCAGGTTGTTCTTCACCCGGTGGTGGATCTCCCGGATGGTCGCGTCCTTGGTCATCAGCTCGCGGTCGCGGCGGCGCAGCTCGGTGACGTCGCGGCAGAGCACCAGCGAACCGGTCAGGGTGCCCTTGGGCTTGAGCGGGATCGCCCGCAGGGTCACCACTCCCCCCTGCGCCTCCACCTCGGTCTGCCGCGGCGCCCAGCCGCTGGCCAGCTTCACCAGCGCCTCGTGGACGGCGGCCCGGGAGGGCGGGGCGAGGTCGGCGGTGGCGCGGCCGAGGTGGCTGCCGACCAGGTCGGAGGTGAAGCCGAGGCGGTGGTAGGCGGAGAGGGCGTTGGGGCTGGCGTAGGTGACGATGCCGTCCGCGTCCACCCGGATCAGGCCGTCCCCGACCCGGGGGGCGGCGTCCATGTCGATCTGCTCGTGCCCGGGGAAGGGGAAGCTGCCGGCGGCGATCATCTGGGCCAGGTCGGAGGCGCTCTGCAGGTAGGTGAGCTCCAGCCGGCTGGGCGTGCGGACGGTCAGCAGGTTGGTGTTGCGGGCGATCACCCCGAGCACCTTGCCCTCGCGGCGGACCGGGATCGACTCGACCCGGACCGGGACCTCCTCGCGCCACTCCGGGTCGCCCTCGCGCACGATCCGGCCCTCGTCGAAGGCGGCGTCCAGCAGCGGCCGGCGGCCGCGCGGGACGAGGTGGCCGACCATGTCGTCCTGGTAGGAGGTGGGCCCGGTGTTGGGCCGCATCTGCGCCACCGAGACGTAGCGGATGCCGTCCCAGGTGGGGATCCACAGCACCAGGTCGGCGAAGGAGAGGTCGGAGAGCAGCTGCCACTCCGAGACCAGCATGTGGAGCCATTCCACGTCGGCCCCGGTGAGGGTGGTGTGGCGGCGGACGAGTTCGTTCAGCGAGGGCACATGGCGAGAGTAGCGCCGCCGGTCCGGGCGGGGCGCGGCGGACCGGTGGGCGGACCGGGCGTGCAGGGCTCGCGACGCGGAGGAGTTGTTTAGACCAATGTGCCGAGCGGCCTGGACAACCCAGATTGGTCTAGTCCACAATGAAAGAGCACCAAGGAGAGGCCCCCGCGCAACTGCCCTGACCGCGCGCGGCCTTTCCTCGGTCGGACGCCGACGAGCGAGGACCCCGCACAGTCCTCGATCGACTCCGGCGCCCGACGACAGCTCCGGGCTGCGGTGCCGCATGGGTTGAGGGTCCCGTGTCGGCGCCGTGGCCCGTAGTGCTTTCCGGCCCCGGTCCGGTGGCCCCCGAACCATGTTCCGCCGCCCAGCGGACCGGCCCCGTCCACAGGCTGTGGACGGGGCCGGTCCGAATCCCGGTCGGCTGCCACGGGCGACTCCCGCCCCGAGCGCCCCGGAGGCGAGCGGGCGACTAACGTGTCTCGGTCACCTTGGCCAGGGCGCGCGGGGCGTCCGGGTCCTGGCCGCGGGCGATGGTGACCTCGTACGCCAGCAGCTGCAGCGGCAGGATCTCCAGGATCGGCTGCACCTCCTCGGGTACGCCCTCCGGGAGCGCGAAGCCCGCCGAGGCGGCGTCCACCTGCGCCTGCTGGCCGACCACCACCAGGTCCGCGCCGCGCCCGCGCAGTCGGTCCAGCACGGGCTGCAGGGCCTCGCCGCCCTTGCCGTCCGGGACGATCGCGATCACCGGCGAGACGTTGTCCACCATCGCCAGCGGGCCGTGCAGCAGGTCCGCGCCGGAGAACGGGCTGGCCGGGATGTAGGTGGTCTCCATCAGCTTCAGCGCGGCCTCCCGGGCGGTCGGGTAGCCGTAGCCGCGCGAGGTGATGACCAGGCGCTGGGCGAAGCGGTAGCGCTCGGCCAGCGCCTTCACCTCGGCCTGCCGGGCCAGTACGCCGGCGGCCAGGCCCGGCAGCCCCTTGGCGGCCGAGCCGTCCCCACCGCGCAGGCCCTCGACCAGCAGGTAGAGCGCCAGCAGCTCGGCGGTGTAGGTCTTGGTGGCGGGCAGCGCCTTCTCCGGGCCGGCCAGCACGTCGATGTGGAACTCGGAGACCTCGGCCAGCGGCGAGTCGGCGTTGTTGGTGACCGCGAGGGTGATGGCGCCGGCCTCGCGGGCGGCCTTGGTGGAGGCCACCAGGTCCGGCGAGCCGCCGGACTGGCTGACGGTGATCACCAGGACGTCGGTGAGGTCCGGCTTGGCCCCGTACGCGGTGGTGGTGGACATCGAGGTCAGGCCGGCCGGCTTGCCGAGCAGGATCTCGACCAGGTACTTGGCGTACAGCGCGGCGTTGTCGGACGTGCCTCGCGCGGTGAGCAGGACGAAGCGCGGGTTGCGGGCGGCGATCTCGGCCGCGATGTCACGGATCTTCGGGGCACCCTCGTCGAGGATGCGCTGGAGGACGGCCGGCTGCTCGGCCATCTCCGCCGCCATGATCCGGCCGGGGACGGAAGCGGTCTGCGGGTCGGACATACGGGTCTGCCTCCGATGAGATGGGTCGACCCCGCCCGGGCGGCTGCCCGGCGGGGGATCTCCACGGCGGCGAGTCCGCACACTCGCTGCGGTTCTTCGTCCGGCAATCCTACGGTGACGCCCGCCTCCGGGCACCTGCGCCCGTCACCGCCCGCCGCGGCCTCCCGGAGGTGGCGGCGGGCGGTGACGGGCGCCGACTGGCGGGTCAGGAGGCCTTGTTGATCAGCTGGTCGATCGCGGCGTCGGCCTCCTTGGTGGCCTGGTCCACCGACTTGCCCTTGAGGATCGCGGTCAGCATGTCCGGGATGATCTTCTGCTTCTCGACCGCGCCCCAGCCGGGGGCCAGCGGGGTGAACCAGGCGTCCGGGACGGCGTTGGCCGCCGCGGCGGTGGTCGGCTTGCTCTTCAGCGGGTTCAGCTGGGTGAGGTTGTTCGGCAGGATGTCCTTGTCGGCCAGCGCCTGCTCGGACTTGGTGCCGGTGAACATCCGGACCCAGTCGGTCGCGAGCGCCACCGACGGGGACTTGGCGGTGACGGCGAGGTCGGAGCCGCCGATGAAGGTCGGCAGCGGCTTGCCGTCCGGGCCGGGCATGGTGGCCACCTTGACGGCGTCCTTGAGGCTCGCGTCACCGGTGACCGGCGCGGTCACGCTGGCCGCCTCGTAGCCG
The genomic region above belongs to Streptomyces sp. 1331.2 and contains:
- a CDS encoding SIS domain-containing protein, coding for MSDPQTASVPGRIMAAEMAEQPAVLQRILDEGAPKIRDIAAEIAARNPRFVLLTARGTSDNAALYAKYLVEILLGKPAGLTSMSTTTAYGAKPDLTDVLVITVSQSGGSPDLVASTKAAREAGAITLAVTNNADSPLAEVSEFHIDVLAGPEKALPATKTYTAELLALYLLVEGLRGGDGSAAKGLPGLAAGVLARQAEVKALAERYRFAQRLVITSRGYGYPTAREAALKLMETTYIPASPFSGADLLHGPLAMVDNVSPVIAIVPDGKGGEALQPVLDRLRGRGADLVVVGQQAQVDAASAGFALPEGVPEEVQPILEILPLQLLAYEVTIARGQDPDAPRALAKVTETR
- a CDS encoding diacylglycerol/lipid kinase family protein encodes the protein MRALLVVNHKATTTSGRTRDVLIHALRSDLKLDVAETQYRGHARDLARQAAEDGTVDLVVALGGDGTVNEVVNGLLAHGPGEKVPRLAVVPGGSTNVFARALGLPNDPVEATGALLDALDHGRERPIGLGKAMTDGLPDRWFTFTAGLGFDAGVVGRVEAQRRAGRKSTHALYVQQAVRHYLTQREQRRSGPVSLELPGHGAVPGLVLSIVSNTSPWTFLGNRPVYPSPLASFDTDLDVFGITRMTAFGTARTIRQILRSHTPSGDGAPPAGPSGKHVVSYHDVRHFTLVSEEPTPFQVDGDHLGDRSRVSFTGVRRALRVIV
- a CDS encoding WhiB family transcriptional regulator — encoded protein: MDWRHRAVCREEDPELFFPIGNTGPALLQIEEAKAVCRRCPVMEQCLQWALETGQDAGVWGGMSEDERRAMKRRAARNRARTA
- a CDS encoding sensor histidine kinase, which translates into the protein MPSLNELVRRHTTLTGADVEWLHMLVSEWQLLSDLSFADLVLWIPTWDGIRYVSVAQMRPNTGPTSYQDDMVGHLVPRGRRPLLDAAFDEGRIVREGDPEWREEVPVRVESIPVRREGKVLGVIARNTNLLTVRTPSRLELTYLQSASDLAQMIAAGSFPFPGHEQIDMDAAPRVGDGLIRVDADGIVTYASPNALSAYHRLGFTSDLVGSHLGRATADLAPPSRAAVHEALVKLASGWAPRQTEVEAQGGVVTLRAIPLKPKGTLTGSLVLCRDVTELRRRDRELMTKDATIREIHHRVKNNLQTVAALLRLQSRRMESESGRAALDEAVRRVGSIAIVHETLSQALDEQVAFDEIADRVLAMVMELSQDGRVATRRSGSFGILSAEVATPLSMVLTELLQNALEHAFGPTASGNLEVSALRGRAPATGMGWSDSWNGGAKPEEYLLITVQDDGRGMPEGFDPQTAGNLGLQIVRTLATGELGGTFDMVAGPNGGTKVVLEIPVR
- a CDS encoding RNA polymerase sigma factor SigF, which translates into the protein MSDLDRTGLATAGPAVPTQASVPGLAANDEAHPKDAHRMSHPTEPTSEPTPDSAPPPEPANEAAGPGDTEPHGAVPAQVSHRTGAPDREAARALFVRLSALPEGSPERVELRNQLVRMHIPLVEHLARRFRNRGEPLDDLTQVATIGLIKSVDRFDHERGVEFSTYATPTIVGEIKRHFRDKGWAVRVPRRLQELRLSLTTATSELSQRHGRSPTVHELAEHLGISEEDVLEGLESANAYSTLSLDVPDSDDESPAVADTLGATDEALEGVEYRESLKPLLAQLPPREQKILVLRFFRNMTQSQIAAEVGISQMHVSRLLARTLAQLREKLLVEE